A portion of the Burkholderiales bacterium genome contains these proteins:
- the bamB gene encoding outer membrane protein assembly factor BamB yields MRWQARLAVIGCLLLNLAGCASVSELWDDWFGTSARRDVPTPLSEFKPTVQLSLKQATVGAGGNAVLVPGVWQQSVFAASAEGRLVRFDATLGRELWRLELKERLSAGVGVGPAGVVVAGPKGDVLAFDHGGRLLWRTRVSSEVLAPPAVGTDTVYVRALDGRIHALDAASGQRKWFYQRNIPALTVRNTAGLLLDRNGLFAGFGGGKLVALEAASGAVAWEATVAQPRGVSELERIADVTSTPVTDGQLICAAAFQGRVACFDINTGAPAWGREISSFTGIALDGRNLYVSETKGVVHVLDKGSGASVWKQDKLLHRQLSGPAVHRGYVVVGDLAGYVHFLSREDGSFAARIATDGSPIRATPQVLPQGVLVQTLKGGLYLIGLD; encoded by the coding sequence ATGAGGTGGCAGGCCCGGCTGGCAGTCATCGGCTGCCTTTTGCTCAACCTGGCGGGCTGCGCCAGCGTGAGCGAACTGTGGGACGACTGGTTTGGCACGTCCGCGCGGCGGGATGTACCGACCCCCCTGTCGGAATTCAAACCGACGGTGCAGTTGAGCCTCAAGCAGGCGACGGTGGGTGCGGGCGGCAATGCCGTGCTGGTGCCGGGGGTGTGGCAGCAATCGGTGTTCGCCGCCTCGGCGGAAGGCCGCCTTGTCCGCTTCGACGCGACACTGGGCCGCGAGCTTTGGCGTCTGGAGCTCAAGGAGCGTCTGTCCGCCGGCGTGGGGGTGGGCCCTGCCGGGGTGGTGGTGGCCGGGCCCAAGGGCGATGTGCTCGCCTTCGATCATGGCGGGCGGCTATTGTGGCGCACGCGGGTGTCCAGCGAGGTGCTGGCCCCTCCCGCGGTGGGCACGGATACGGTTTATGTGCGCGCCCTGGATGGCCGCATCCACGCCCTCGATGCGGCCAGCGGCCAGCGCAAATGGTTCTACCAGCGCAATATTCCGGCGCTCACCGTGCGCAACACGGCCGGCCTGCTCCTCGACCGCAATGGTCTGTTCGCCGGCTTCGGCGGCGGCAAGCTGGTGGCCCTGGAGGCGGCAAGCGGGGCGGTGGCGTGGGAAGCGACGGTGGCGCAGCCACGCGGCGTGAGTGAGCTGGAGCGCATCGCCGATGTCACCAGCACGCCCGTCACCGATGGTCAGCTCATCTGTGCCGCAGCCTTCCAGGGGCGGGTGGCCTGTTTCGACATCAACACGGGCGCGCCCGCCTGGGGGCGGGAGATTTCCAGCTTCACCGGCATTGCCCTCGATGGCCGCAATCTGTACGTGAGCGAGACGAAGGGGGTCGTGCACGTCCTCGACAAGGGCAGTGGGGCGTCGGTGTGGAAGCAGGACAAACTCCTCCACCGCCAGTTGAGTGGGCCGGCGGTCCATCGCGGCTACGTGGTGGTGGGCGATCTCGCCGGCTATGTGCATTTCCTTTCCCGCGAGGATGGCAGCTTCGCCGCGCGGATTGCCACCGACGGCAGTCCCATCCGCGCCACACCCCAGGTGCTGCCCCAGGGCGTCCTGGTCCAGACCCTGAAGGGCGGGTTGTATCTCATCGGCCTCGACTGA
- a CDS encoding 50S ribosome-binding GTPase, which translates to MKPTIVLVGRPNVGKSTLFNRLTRSQAALVADWPGLTRDRHYGHGRVGDKPYLVVDTGGFEPVATEGILHQMARQTLLAVDEADAIVFLVDARQGLTGQDKTIADTLRRSGRPVYVAVNKAEGMDRAAVAAEFHELGLGEPLPISASHGDGVAELMDIVLAPFTEAEDAGERAPVLLVTQRLRSAAEKSLYDLRDKTVLDFSPDEVTAITFTNEGRRVRLVRESKAEEGAQPGWRLVEPFRARADRGLVERMFNLISYLRAEEFVSERPERLQQYGLAPAWGSVRFEFPGGRSETLLFGQQMEVGATTRYFARRPEGGPIFTINDNLPREARRFAGEWRDRRVTDFVRSDVEQLRLISPQRAVVCVKVGKDGGVHWRLAEYAGRVAEAMDLGAAARLPTAQLADRDRVEELLGKLATLE; encoded by the coding sequence ATGAAACCCACCATCGTCCTCGTCGGCCGGCCCAATGTCGGCAAGTCCACCCTCTTCAACCGCCTCACCCGCTCCCAGGCCGCGCTCGTCGCCGACTGGCCGGGGCTTACCCGCGACCGCCATTACGGCCATGGCCGGGTGGGCGACAAACCTTATCTGGTGGTGGATACCGGTGGCTTCGAACCGGTGGCGACGGAGGGCATTCTCCACCAAATGGCGCGGCAGACGCTCTTGGCCGTGGATGAGGCGGACGCCATCGTTTTCCTCGTGGATGCGCGCCAGGGGCTCACCGGCCAGGACAAGACCATCGCCGACACCCTGCGCCGTTCGGGGCGGCCGGTGTATGTGGCGGTGAACAAGGCGGAGGGGATGGACCGGGCGGCGGTGGCGGCGGAATTCCATGAGCTGGGCCTGGGTGAACCCCTGCCCATCTCGGCGAGCCACGGCGATGGCGTGGCGGAGCTCATGGATATCGTGCTCGCGCCCTTCACCGAGGCGGAGGATGCCGGAGAGCGCGCGCCCGTGCTGCTGGTGACGCAGCGACTTCGCAGCGCCGCCGAAAAGAGCCTCTACGATCTCCGCGACAAGACGGTGCTCGACTTCTCGCCCGACGAGGTGACGGCGATCACGTTCACCAATGAGGGGCGGCGGGTGCGGCTGGTGCGAGAGAGCAAAGCGGAGGAAGGAGCTCAGCCAGGCTGGCGGCTGGTGGAGCCGTTTCGGGCCCGCGCGGACCGCGGCCTGGTCGAGCGGATGTTCAACCTCATCTCCTATCTGCGGGCGGAGGAGTTCGTCAGCGAGCGCCCAGAGCGGCTTCAGCAGTACGGGCTGGCCCCAGCGTGGGGGAGCGTGCGGTTTGAGTTCCCCGGCGGCCGATCGGAGACGCTTTTGTTCGGGCAGCAGATGGAAGTCGGCGCCACCACGCGCTACTTTGCCCGCCGCCCGGAGGGCGGTCCCATCTTCACGATCAACGACAACCTGCCGCGGGAGGCCCGACGTTTTGCGGGGGAGTGGCGGGACCGTCGCGTCACCGACTTCGTCCGAAGCGACGTGGAGCAGTTGCGGCTGATCTCGCCGCAGCGGGCAGTCGTTTGCGTGAAGGTAGGGAAGGACGGCGGCGTCCATTGGCGGCTGGCGGAGTATGCCGGACGGGTCGCCGAAGCGATGGACCTGGGCGCCGCCGCGCGGCTGCCGACGGCGCAGCTCGCCGACCGGGATCGGGTGGAGGAACTGCTGGGAAAGCTGGCGACCCTGGAGG